A stretch of DNA from Nitrospirota bacterium:
CTTATCCAGTTAAAAGATGTTCGTCTTCTCAATTCTGGAAAAGGCGTCCTCCAGGTCAAATCAAACAGCGGTGTCATAAAAGTGCAATAATGCGGAGCGAGGGTCGGTTTGATCAGTCATCAAAAGGTTTGACGTTGCTGGAACTCATGATTACCTTGACGATCATCATGATCCTGGCCTCCATTGTTTTACCTTTTTCAAAGATGGCCGCGCGCAGGGCGAAAGAATTTGAACTGCATCAAACCCTTCGCTTAATGAGAGAGGCCATTGATGAATTCCATCAGGATTATTTGACTGTTCCTTACAAAGGAACCGTGATGGCCAACGATGTCGCCGGGGAGTCCGGGTATCCAAAGTCGCTGGAGATTCTCGTAAAAGGAGTTAAAAACCCAAAATCATCAAAAGAAACAGTTAAACGTTATCTGAGAAAAATCCCCGTCGACCCGATGACCCAATCGACAGACTGGGGATTCCGCTGCAATTCCGATGAACCGAATTCTGAAGAATGGTGTAAGGACGACGTGTACGACGTTTACACAAAAAGTGATGGAGTGGCGATGGATAAAACCAAGTACCGGGACTGGTAACCTATCACGTCATTCTGTGATTAAATTCCTAAAATATCAGGGGTTTTACAAAAAATTCCATTCATCATTCCCGAATGTTTTTATCGGACTTTGACGTTACCCTGACTCACCCCTACTGCAGGATAAAACAAATGAGGTATAATTAATAATAAAAGGAGACCCAAATGGCAAAAAGTGAAGCTGTGGACAAAAAAGTGGCAAGATTGAAGAAAAAATTAAACTCGGTCATCCAATCCGTCGAGGGAAAAGAGGGTTCAAGGGAAACGGTCCGTCTCTGGCATAAGAGGTTAAAAAGATCCCAAAGGAAGAAAAAATCCGTCGAAATGAATATCCTTCATATGAAGAATAAAAAGACAAAAAAGAAAACGGGAGAAGAAGCCAAAGAAGCTCCAAAAGCAGCAGAGGACTCAGCGGCCTAATTGGGGTTCGGGGGCATT
This window harbors:
- a CDS encoding type II secretion system protein, producing the protein MRSEGRFDQSSKGLTLLELMITLTIIMILASIVLPFSKMAARRAKEFELHQTLRLMREAIDEFHQDYLTVPYKGTVMANDVAGESGYPKSLEILVKGVKNPKSSKETVKRYLRKIPVDPMTQSTDWGFRCNSDEPNSEEWCKDDVYDVYTKSDGVAMDKTKYRDW